A window of Halomicrobium zhouii genomic DNA:
CGCCGCCGGCCGGCAGGGCCGGTCACCGCCCGACCTGGTCGCCGGCGCAGCGCTGGTCCTCGGGCTGTTCATGTTCGTCATCTCGCTGCTGTGGGCCGTCACTCTCCCCGGGAACCCGCTCCTGGAGTTCTCGATGTCCACGATACTCGAGTACCACCGGACAGCGCTCGTCCTGACGAGTCTGGGAGTGCCGGTGAGCGCTGTCTGGTACGCCCGCGCGCTACGGATTTTCTGAATACGTCGATTCGTGATCAGTACAGTGTGTAGGGGTATCGTTTGGTAGGTTTCGAACTGGTGACGCGACTGGTAACGACAACACCTCGAAAGCCCTCGGCGCGCTCGACTCGTGCGAACCCGCTGTGCGCGCTCGTGCCTCGCGTGCTTGCGGGTTCGGACGTCGTCGACCGCACCTCGCCCTTTCAGTCCTCCAGGCACAGCCTCGCTCGCGCGATAAAACGCGCTCGCGATTG
This region includes:
- a CDS encoding DUF7548 family protein, whose translation is MEATRLAPSVGIVASALVLFVLTIPYALVDAGSAVATYYASGAVNPLVVGLFALVAVMVFAAGRQGRSPPDLVAGAALVLGLFMFVISLLWAVTLPGNPLLEFSMSTILEYHRTALVLTSLGVPVSAVWYARALRIF